The genomic DNA CGAAGGGCATCTCCTTGTGTCATCCGAACTGAAAGGGCTCGAAGGCTTCGCCACCGCATACGGCCAGTTCCCTCCGGGACACTATTTCTATAGCCGTGATAAGGATTTCACCCGCTGGTATATCCGCGACTGGATGCAATATGATAACGTGAAAGATAATCCTGCCAGCGTAGAGGAACTGCACGATGCCCTCGAAGCGGCCGTACGCCGCCAACTGATGAGCGACGTGCCCTATGGCGTACTCCTTTCCGGCGGTCTGGACTCGTCCATCACCTCCGCCATAGCCAAAAAATACGCAGCCAAACGCATCGAGACCGAAGGGAAGGCAGATGCATGGTGGCCGCAGCTGCACTCCTTCGCTGTCGGTCTCAAAGGAGCGCCTGATTTAGTGGCAGCCAAGAAAGTGGCCGATTATATCGGTACTGTCCACCACGAGATCAACTACACGATCGAGGAAGGGCTCGATGCCATTCGTGACGTGATCTACTACATCGAGACATACGACGTGACGACTGTCCGCGCCTCCACTCCGATGTACCTGTTGGCTCGCGTAATCAAGTCGATGGGTATAAAGATGGTGTTGAGCGGCGAAGGGGCGGATGAGGTGTTCGGGGGTTACCTCTATTTCCACAAAGCCCCGGATGCGAAAGCATTCCACGAAGAGACCGTCCGTAAACTGAGCAAACTCTATATGTATGACTGTCTACGGGCTAACAAAAGCTTATGTGCTTGGGGTGTGGAAGGTCGCGTTCCTTTCCTCGACAAAGAGTTTCTCGATATTGCCATGCGCCTCAACCCTGAAGCCAAAATGTGTCCCGGTAGCGTGATCGAGAAGAAAATTCTCCGCGAGGCTTTCGCCGATGTGCTCCCCTCGGAAATAGCCTGGCGGCAGAAGGAACAATTCTCCGACGGCGTCGGCTACAGCTGGATCGACACGCTGAAAAAGGTGACCGCCCAAGCCGTCAGCGACACTGAAATGGCGAATGCCGCCCGGCGCTTCCCGATCAACACGCCTCAGAACAAAGAAGAATACTTCTACCGTACCATCTTCGAAGAGCATTTTCCCAGTGAAAGTGCCGCCCGCAGCGTGCCGAGCGTACCGAGCGTTGCCTGCTCCACCGCCGAAGCTCTCGCTTGGGATACCGCCTTCAAGAACATGAACGACCCCAGCGGACGGGCGGTGAAAGGGGTACATGAAGCGGCATACTGACATACCGATCTCCGTAACAAAACACACTCAAATCTGTATGTTATATAAAAAACAGAAACAAACCTCTAAACTGAAGTTTGCTTCTGTTTTTATATGACCTTCACTAATCCCGCACGCAACGGATAGGGAAATAACAAGCTCCGACTGCTGCCGCTGAGACATTATTATTAATCATATCATTGTCGCCATCCAAATATGGAAGCATCGGAATTCCCTTTGACAAGATATCGACCCAAAATAAGACAGTTCCTTCTAACTCCGTTGAATTAAACTTAGGAGTATTGGTTTTACCAAACCCTGTTGTCTGTCCCAGTGCAGGCACAGCATAAAGTGAAAGTCCACTCAAATTATCAGGAGTATTATCACCAGACTTCCACCATTGAGCAGCCACCCAATCACGACTATCTTTATTTTCCGCCACATTAGAAGCCATCATATGCCACCAGTCAAAGCCAAAAATATAATCAATATATTCCATGTCTGCATAATAATTTCCAAATACACCATGCGTAAAACTTGTCGGAATATGCCACCCTTCGGGGCAAAGACTATTATTAGTTTGTCCTTCTATATCTTGTGAAAGAATATTGTAATCTGAACCAAGATTCTGGACATATGGATCGTAATCTCCCGCCACAGCCGAAAAGTTATAATGCAAACCATATCGTTTCTTCACCTCATCGCTCTGACTTTCC from Parabacteroides merdae ATCC 43184 includes the following:
- the asnB gene encoding asparagine synthase B; translation: MCGITAIFNIHSSAADLRQQALKMSKRIRHRGPDWSGIYQGKTAILAHERLSIVDPASGGQPLRSKDGKLILTVNGEIYNHRELRGQLKDEYEFQTGSDCEVILALYRKYGVGCVEKLSGIFGFALYDEANDCYLIARDPIGVIPLYIGHDDEGHLLVSSELKGLEGFATAYGQFPPGHYFYSRDKDFTRWYIRDWMQYDNVKDNPASVEELHDALEAAVRRQLMSDVPYGVLLSGGLDSSITSAIAKKYAAKRIETEGKADAWWPQLHSFAVGLKGAPDLVAAKKVADYIGTVHHEINYTIEEGLDAIRDVIYYIETYDVTTVRASTPMYLLARVIKSMGIKMVLSGEGADEVFGGYLYFHKAPDAKAFHEETVRKLSKLYMYDCLRANKSLCAWGVEGRVPFLDKEFLDIAMRLNPEAKMCPGSVIEKKILREAFADVLPSEIAWRQKEQFSDGVGYSWIDTLKKVTAQAVSDTEMANAARRFPINTPQNKEEYFYRTIFEEHFPSESAARSVPSVPSVACSTAEALAWDTAFKNMNDPSGRAVKGVHEAAY